A single region of the Hymenobacter siberiensis genome encodes:
- a CDS encoding SGNH/GDSL hydrolase family protein, with protein MKRIEIIVLGGCHVAGYAISSDHAFPKLLAELLQGEVVAQVPNLSFVQLPEHLAAISALHPSHVVLQLGNHEFSASWRSLGHQLCRALGIRPSSKKPLAGAAQPMSSVGPALPIGRLAYYVRITATGLLTAALWVFSARYRRSFRALNDCMRQHPNTAFVFLSPFPCLVPADNALRNFGGWLFRGLLANLPNRYWLDSHRVLRPDRQMFVDTSHLNETAHRVLAHSLVALILSNINSLV; from the coding sequence ATGAAGCGTATTGAAATAATTGTCCTGGGTGGCTGCCACGTGGCGGGCTATGCAATCTCCTCCGACCATGCTTTTCCGAAACTGCTCGCCGAACTGCTCCAGGGCGAAGTGGTGGCGCAGGTGCCTAACCTGTCCTTTGTGCAACTGCCCGAGCACCTGGCAGCCATTAGCGCACTGCACCCCTCGCATGTGGTGCTGCAGTTGGGCAACCACGAGTTCTCGGCCAGCTGGCGGAGCCTGGGGCACCAGCTGTGCCGGGCATTGGGCATCCGACCCAGTAGCAAAAAGCCCCTCGCCGGCGCGGCCCAGCCAATGAGCAGCGTGGGGCCGGCCCTTCCCATCGGCCGATTGGCCTACTACGTCCGCATCACGGCCACGGGCCTGCTCACGGCGGCGCTGTGGGTATTTTCGGCCCGATACCGCCGTAGCTTTCGGGCCCTGAACGACTGCATGCGGCAGCACCCCAATACGGCGTTTGTCTTTTTGTCGCCGTTTCCCTGCCTCGTTCCGGCCGACAACGCACTGCGGAATTTCGGCGGCTGGCTATTTCGGGGGCTTCTGGCCAACCTGCCCAACCGGTACTGGCTGGATTCGCACCGGGTGCTGCGTCCCGACCGCCAGATGTTCGTCGACACGTCGCACCTCAACGAAACTGCCCATCGGGTGCTGGCCCATAGCCTGGTCGCCCTTATCCTCAGTAATATAAATTCTTTGGTG